TCAGGAATTGTGACTAAAGCTTTGTTAGGAACCTCCGCTAGAGATTTATATTTTTTAGAAAATATCCCTACAGGGTTTAAATGTATCTGGGGAGTAAAAGCGTACATTTGAAGATTTTTGCGCTTGCCATAATCTTCCATATAGGGGATATGTTGGAAGTAATTAGCATCGATTTGTCCATCTTTTAACGCAGTATTATTCTGAACTGGATCGTTAAAAGTGACAATTTCAATATCTAATCCTGCTTCTGGCGCGAGATTTTTTTTCACAAATTCCAAAATTTCTCCAGCCGGAACTGGTGAAACTCCGACTTTGATTTTATCTTTTGCTTTTGTTGCAACTGTATTTGCAGCCGTTGTGGCTGTAGGACTATTTGTGGTGTTAGTGGCATTATTTTGCTGCGAACTACAACTAGTGACTGTAGCTAGAAAAGATGCAGTTGCTATCACAAAAAACCGACGTTTAATATTCATGCGATCGCCTTTCTTAAATCTTGACAAAATCCCACTTTCATGAATAGATAAATCCCCGCACAAATCACAAATGACAAACTCACCATTTCTGATCGGGAACCCAATTATAATTTTTGTCCTTCACATCTATCTTTTTCGGAATAATCTTTAGTTCATAGAAGGTATCCGCCATTCTTTGTAACCCTGAAAGTACTTCATCGGTTACAGGTAAGACACTGCGATCACCTCCTCTCTGTTCCACAATTTCCATTGTTGGTTCGTCAATTTTGTAGAGTTTGGAAAGCAATTTGGCAGAATCCTTGTAATTATTTTTTGACCAAGAACCTGCTTTCTCTAATTCTTGTAAAATTATCTTGACAATATCGGGATGGTCGCGCACAAAATCGGGAGCAGCATAATAGAATGAAGGGCTTTCTAAAGGAGCGCGATCGCCAAATACTGTGGAATTATCTGCTAACAAACGAGTGCGAAGTTTACGTTCAGCTTGTGCTGTGTAAGGGTCCCAAATCAACCATGCATCAATATCACCACGTTCAAATGCTGGTAAAGCTTCTGCTGGAGTCAGATACAAAGGTTGAATATCTGTGAATTTTAATCCCACCTTTTCTAAGGCACGAACTATAATATAGTGCTGTCCCGAACCTTTAGCAAAAGCAACTTTTTTACCTTTCAAATCCGGCAGTGTTTTAATAGGTGAATCTTCTTTCACTAAAATAGCTGAACCTCTAGTACTACCAACTCCAGCAGCTACTCTCACAAATGGTTTATCGCTAGCTTGTGCAAATACGCTTCCTGTACCGCCACCA
The genomic region above belongs to Calothrix sp. NIES-2098 and contains:
- a CDS encoding putative periplasmic protein, encoding MNIKRRFFVIATASFLATVTSCSSQQNNATNTTNSPTATTAANTVATKAKDKIKVGVSPVPAGEILEFVKKNLAPEAGLDIEIVTFNDPVQNNTALKDGQIDANYFQHIPYMEDYGKRKNLQMYAFTPQIHLNPVGIFSKKYKSLAEVPNKALVTIPDDISNAHRALKVLEEAKLIKLKPNSQPASPKDIIENPKNLLIKEIPGAQAIPTLPDVDLAGITGNWVVQSGMKTDKDALAIESAQNPLYAVTVTTLAGKENDPRIQKLHKLLRDDKVKQFIREKYQGAVLPIP
- a CDS encoding ABC transporter substrate-binding protein; its protein translation is MITQLANQLLSWIKEIYFKIISKSNLKTFILFFIIGFVLSLTLASCTSHNNINSANAAKQEPQKSQLTVLKMGHQKGMALLNILKAQGSLEKRLQPQGITVTWSEFSSTAPLLEGMGVGSIVFGGGGGTGSVFAQASDKPFVRVAAGVGSTRGSAILVKEDSPIKTLPDLKGKKVAFAKGSGQHYIIVRALEKVGLKFTDIQPLYLTPAEALPAFERGDIDAWLIWDPYTAQAERKLRTRLLADNSTVFGDRAPLESPSFYYAAPDFVRDHPDIVKIILQELEKAGSWSKNNYKDSAKLLSKLYKIDEPTMEIVEQRGGDRSVLPVTDEVLSGLQRMADTFYELKIIPKKIDVKDKNYNWVPDQKW